A region from the Sandaracinus amylolyticus genome encodes:
- a CDS encoding phosphoribosylaminoimidazolesuccinocarboxamide synthase, which produces MPIDTDTLRKGLELTLDATDLGGPPPRGLGTKYEGKVRDNYLPGDGRRILVTTDRISAFDRVLGTLPFKGQVLNQLAAWWFDQTKDVASNHVLSIPDPNVTIGIDCRPLEVELVVRAYLTGVTSTSIWTHYAKGARTFCGHALPDGLAKNDALPAPILTPSTKAEKGGHDVSVSRDELLAMGRVSAEEFDRASQLALALFRRGQELCAKRGLILVDTKYEMGVDPSGRIVVIDEMHTPDSSRYWFRESYEERRARGEEPESFDKEYVRRWLAAQGWTGDGPMPPIPDEVRIEASRRYVEACETIMGRAFVPDLEDPQVRLRRNLGLTR; this is translated from the coding sequence ATGCCCATCGACACCGACACGCTGCGCAAGGGCCTCGAGCTCACGCTCGACGCGACCGACCTCGGAGGCCCGCCGCCGCGCGGCCTCGGCACGAAGTACGAGGGCAAGGTCCGCGACAATTACCTGCCCGGCGACGGTCGCCGCATCCTCGTCACGACCGACCGCATCAGCGCGTTCGATCGCGTGCTCGGCACGCTGCCCTTCAAGGGCCAGGTGCTCAACCAGCTCGCGGCGTGGTGGTTCGATCAGACGAAGGACGTCGCGTCGAACCACGTGCTCTCGATCCCCGATCCGAACGTCACGATCGGCATCGACTGCCGCCCGCTCGAGGTCGAGCTCGTCGTGCGCGCGTACCTCACCGGCGTCACGTCGACGAGCATCTGGACGCACTACGCGAAGGGCGCGCGCACGTTCTGTGGGCACGCGCTCCCCGACGGGCTCGCGAAGAACGACGCGCTGCCCGCGCCGATCCTCACGCCGAGCACGAAGGCGGAGAAGGGCGGCCACGACGTGAGCGTGTCGCGCGACGAGCTGCTCGCGATGGGCCGGGTGAGCGCGGAAGAATTCGATCGCGCATCGCAGCTCGCGCTCGCGCTGTTCCGCCGCGGCCAGGAGCTCTGCGCGAAGCGCGGGCTGATCCTCGTCGACACGAAGTACGAGATGGGCGTCGACCCGAGCGGGCGCATCGTCGTGATCGACGAGATGCACACGCCCGACTCGTCGCGCTACTGGTTCCGCGAGAGCTACGAGGAGCGCCGCGCGCGGGGCGAGGAGCCCGAGAGCTTCGACAAGGAGTACGTGCGTCGCTGGCTCGCGGCGCAGGGCTGGACCGGCGACGGCCCGATGCCGCCGATCCCCGACGAGGTGCGCATCGAAGCGTCGCGCCGCTACGTCGAGGCGTGCGAGACGATCATGGGCCGCGCGTTCGTGCCCGACCTCGAGGACCCGCAGGTGCGCTTGCGCCGCAACCTCGGCCTCACGCGGTAG
- a CDS encoding DUF1517 domain-containing protein codes for MRGITTRSWALWLAALIAAFALLFWPESALAQGTGGSFGGGNWGGGGSGGGGGGGSSSDDDGGGAAYLVFMLIRVLLVTVGPIPTLIIVVLAGGAWLLVRGSRRSAGDAGMPFGRPPAAGSPLWNQVDITAVRIAIDWRARAFVRKRYLELAKGADARKKPGLVKHVAAIAQALDEARVAWLRAEVSNFHPMSPPDAEHHFRSLADGARAAITSDASGIADPSAHPAEGAVVITVIVAASRELVDVQANDANDLAIALRGLRSVQPHEMIAGDLVWSPPAEGAKMSTRELEARHPAMVVIAEHSIGGRVICHACRAPFPRGIPKCPGCGADVR; via the coding sequence ATGCGAGGGATCACGACGCGCTCGTGGGCGCTCTGGCTCGCGGCGCTGATCGCCGCGTTCGCGCTGCTCTTCTGGCCCGAGAGCGCGCTCGCGCAGGGCACCGGCGGCAGCTTCGGCGGCGGCAACTGGGGCGGCGGCGGGAGCGGTGGCGGCGGCGGTGGTGGGAGCTCGTCGGACGACGACGGTGGGGGCGCCGCGTACCTCGTCTTCATGCTCATCCGCGTGCTGCTCGTGACCGTCGGGCCGATCCCGACGCTGATCATCGTCGTGCTCGCGGGCGGCGCGTGGCTCCTCGTGCGCGGCTCGCGGCGCAGCGCGGGCGACGCCGGCATGCCGTTCGGCCGCCCGCCCGCCGCGGGCTCGCCGCTCTGGAACCAGGTCGACATCACCGCGGTGCGCATCGCGATCGACTGGCGTGCGCGCGCGTTCGTGCGCAAGCGCTACCTCGAGCTCGCGAAGGGCGCCGACGCGCGCAAGAAGCCCGGGCTCGTGAAGCACGTCGCCGCGATCGCGCAGGCGCTCGACGAAGCGCGCGTCGCGTGGCTGCGCGCGGAGGTCTCGAACTTCCACCCGATGTCGCCGCCCGACGCCGAGCACCACTTCCGCTCGCTCGCCGACGGAGCGCGGGCCGCGATCACGTCGGACGCGTCGGGCATCGCGGATCCCAGCGCGCACCCCGCCGAGGGCGCGGTGGTGATCACCGTGATCGTCGCTGCCTCGCGCGAGCTCGTCGACGTGCAGGCGAACGACGCGAACGATCTCGCGATCGCGCTGCGCGGCCTGCGCAGCGTGCAGCCGCACGAGATGATCGCCGGCGATCTCGTCTGGTCCCCGCCCGCCGAGGGCGCGAAGATGAGCACGCGCGAGCTCGAGGCGCGTCATCCCGCGATGGTCGTCATCGCCGAGCACTCGATCGGCGGGCGCGTGATCTGCCACGCGTGCCGCGCGCCCTTCCCGCGCGGGATCCCGAAGTGCCCCGGCTGCGGCGCGGACGTTCGCTGA
- a CDS encoding tetratricopeptide repeat protein, with product MHRFARRFAVLALSCSVITAVLADASSADAQRRRRPSGRARDAQTQAQEQQREGVDPRLDEEARQLFLAGQTAYDAGRYEAALDYFTRAHALSGRPGLLFNIASASERLRRDDEALRAYEDYLRAMPDAPNREFAQQRIAFLREQIAADARLREAAQRAQGSDVRIDAREEDDAAAPSGAPRVRAAEPRPVGEPTIAPGALAIEEQRDDRDGGDITDEWWFWTLVGVAVVGTGVGVGAAIAAATDGGSGPPVEGDFGPGGVIVALEAF from the coding sequence ATGCACCGCTTCGCCCGACGATTCGCCGTCCTCGCGCTGTCTTGCAGCGTGATCACAGCCGTGCTCGCGGATGCGAGCAGCGCCGACGCTCAACGCCGCCGACGCCCCTCGGGGCGCGCGCGCGACGCGCAGACCCAAGCCCAAGAGCAGCAACGCGAGGGCGTCGATCCGCGGCTCGACGAGGAAGCGCGACAGCTCTTCCTCGCAGGGCAGACCGCGTACGACGCGGGCCGCTACGAGGCCGCGCTCGACTACTTCACGCGCGCCCACGCGCTGAGCGGGCGGCCGGGGCTGCTCTTCAACATCGCGTCGGCCTCGGAGCGCCTGCGCCGCGACGACGAGGCGCTGCGCGCGTACGAGGACTACCTCCGCGCGATGCCCGACGCGCCGAACCGCGAGTTCGCGCAGCAGCGCATCGCCTTCTTGCGCGAGCAGATCGCGGCCGACGCGCGCCTGCGCGAAGCAGCGCAGCGTGCCCAGGGGAGCGACGTGCGCATCGACGCGCGCGAGGAGGACGACGCGGCGGCTCCGTCGGGCGCGCCGCGCGTGCGCGCTGCCGAGCCTCGGCCTGTCGGGGAGCCCACGATCGCGCCGGGCGCGCTCGCGATCGAAGAGCAGCGCGACGATCGCGACGGCGGCGACATCACGGACGAGTGGTGGTTCTGGACGCTGGTCGGCGTCGCGGTGGTGGGCACGGGCGTCGGCGTGGGCGCCGCGATCGCGGCCGCGACCGACGGAGGCTCGGGCCCGCCGGTCGAGGGCGACTTCGGTCCGGGCGGCGTGATCGTCGCGCTGGAGGCGTTCTGA
- a CDS encoding putative metal-binding motif-containing protein, giving the protein MRARLALLCAAIALVACTSEDDDATRVVVTIDADETMRAQVASLRLRVDPDSQGGEATFDQTLAARSFDWPARTTVVPREGDASRTYLVEAIALDPSGAPLVIARAISGFVPGETRELRIELTAACLGVECAAEATCAAGQCVDARIAAASLPRFGQTGMDAGVDDAGTDPDGGVDACTPAATYADEDGDGFGDPATLETSCTVPDGRVTRAGDCDDTCDTCRPEGVEVCDGERDEDCDGTADEGCACTTGASRACPGASDVGECVAGTQRCVEGTWSVCGDRVDPLPETCDGGDEDCDGRVDEGLQRACEGACGTGTETCRAGEWQGCTVRAPRAETCNGMDDDCDGSTDEGVQSTFYRDADADTYGAATQTALGCRAPAGYVTRAGDCDDTCRTCRPGGRETCDGRLDEDCNGTVDQGCACTAGATRACPGGVDTGECSAGTQTCTGGTWGTCTGAVEPAAETCNARDDDCDARVDEGVQRACGPMTEVGVCRRGTQACSAGAWGTCSGAVSAGTESCNALDDDCDGTTDEGVRTTFYADADDDGYGVTSSAIQACMRPSGYATQGGDCDDARDDVRPGATETCDGIDQDCDERVDDGITCMPDAGARDAGTSTGVMDAGVPDDE; this is encoded by the coding sequence ATGCGCGCCCGTCTCGCGCTGCTGTGCGCCGCGATCGCGCTGGTCGCGTGCACGTCCGAGGACGACGACGCGACGCGCGTCGTGGTGACGATCGACGCCGATGAGACGATGCGCGCGCAGGTCGCGTCGCTGCGGCTGCGCGTCGACCCCGACTCGCAGGGCGGCGAGGCGACGTTCGATCAGACGCTCGCCGCGCGCAGCTTCGACTGGCCGGCGCGCACGACGGTGGTGCCGCGCGAAGGGGACGCGTCGCGCACGTACCTCGTCGAGGCGATCGCGCTCGACCCGTCGGGCGCCCCGCTCGTGATCGCGCGCGCGATCAGCGGCTTCGTGCCGGGCGAGACGCGCGAGCTGCGCATCGAGCTGACGGCGGCGTGCCTCGGCGTCGAGTGCGCGGCGGAGGCCACGTGCGCTGCGGGCCAGTGCGTCGACGCGCGCATCGCCGCCGCGTCGCTGCCGCGCTTCGGCCAGACCGGCATGGACGCCGGCGTCGACGACGCGGGCACCGATCCCGACGGCGGCGTCGACGCGTGCACGCCGGCCGCGACCTACGCCGACGAGGACGGCGACGGCTTCGGCGATCCCGCGACGCTCGAGACGAGCTGCACGGTGCCCGACGGTCGCGTGACGCGCGCGGGAGACTGCGACGACACGTGCGACACGTGCCGGCCCGAGGGCGTCGAGGTGTGCGACGGCGAGCGCGACGAGGACTGCGACGGCACCGCCGACGAGGGCTGCGCGTGCACGACCGGTGCGTCGCGTGCGTGCCCCGGCGCGAGCGACGTCGGCGAGTGCGTCGCGGGCACGCAGCGCTGCGTCGAGGGCACGTGGAGCGTGTGCGGCGATCGCGTCGACCCGCTGCCCGAGACGTGCGACGGCGGCGACGAGGACTGCGACGGTCGCGTCGACGAAGGCCTGCAGCGCGCGTGTGAAGGCGCGTGCGGCACCGGCACCGAGACGTGCCGCGCGGGCGAGTGGCAAGGCTGCACGGTGCGCGCGCCGCGCGCCGAGACGTGCAACGGGATGGACGACGACTGCGACGGCAGCACCGACGAGGGCGTGCAGTCGACGTTCTATCGCGACGCCGACGCCGACACGTACGGCGCGGCGACGCAGACCGCGCTCGGGTGCCGCGCGCCGGCCGGGTACGTGACGCGCGCCGGCGACTGCGACGACACGTGCCGCACGTGTCGCCCGGGTGGACGCGAGACCTGCGACGGTCGTCTCGACGAGGACTGCAACGGCACCGTCGATCAGGGCTGCGCGTGCACCGCGGGCGCGACGCGCGCGTGCCCGGGCGGCGTCGACACCGGCGAGTGCAGCGCGGGCACGCAGACGTGCACCGGCGGCACGTGGGGCACGTGCACGGGCGCGGTCGAGCCCGCGGCCGAGACCTGCAACGCGCGCGACGACGACTGCGACGCGCGCGTCGACGAGGGCGTGCAGCGCGCGTGCGGGCCGATGACGGAAGTCGGCGTCTGCCGGCGCGGCACCCAGGCGTGCAGCGCGGGCGCGTGGGGCACGTGCAGCGGCGCGGTGAGCGCGGGCACCGAGAGCTGCAACGCGCTCGACGACGACTGCGACGGCACGACCGACGAAGGCGTGCGCACGACGTTCTACGCGGATGCCGACGACGACGGCTACGGCGTGACGTCGAGCGCGATCCAGGCGTGCATGCGCCCGAGCGGCTACGCGACGCAGGGCGGCGACTGCGACGATGCGCGCGACGACGTGCGACCGGGCGCGACCGAGACCTGCGACGGGATCGATCAGGACTGCGACGAGCGGGTCGACGACGGCATCACGTGCATGCCCGACGCGGGCGCGCGCGACGCCGGCACGAGCACCGGGGTGATGGACGCCGGCGTGCCCGACGACGAGTGA
- the purS gene encoding phosphoribosylformylglycinamidine synthase subunit PurS, whose protein sequence is MKAKIYVTLKREVLDPQGDAVRRALGSMGFEGVRDVRIGKLVEMQIDRTDRAGVEADVKSMGEKLLANPVIEDFRFEIVD, encoded by the coding sequence ATGAAGGCCAAGATCTACGTCACGCTGAAGCGCGAGGTGCTCGATCCCCAGGGCGACGCGGTGCGCCGCGCGCTCGGCTCGATGGGCTTCGAGGGGGTGCGCGACGTGCGCATCGGCAAGCTCGTCGAGATGCAGATCGATCGGACGGATCGCGCGGGCGTCGAGGCCGACGTGAAGTCGATGGGCGAGAAGCTCCTCGCGAACCCGGTGATCGAGGACTTCCGCTTCGAGATCGTCGACTGA